A part of Saccharomonospora amisosensis genomic DNA contains:
- a CDS encoding LysR family transcriptional regulator yields the protein MDLSVHRLRMLRELHRRGTVTAAAAALHYTASAVSQQLAQLERDVGAKLFERLGRRVQLTELGLLLTAHAEEILGAVERATLALEEAQESVSVRLTAGVWASVASGLLPTALNSLAAEHPGIEVRTRELAPEETADAVRDGSLDFSFVLDYTDVPTPWDNGLERAAVAVERLYAAVPAATVPTSAVTLLELADQPWILASPRSHFGRAVRVACQRSGFEPTINHEVEEQSTAMAMVSAGLGITLVSDLGLTLRPPGVDIVTLTTPVMRTVSVAYRRTAARRPALQLVIHAVRAAAAELGLGASETVPG from the coding sequence ATGGACCTGTCGGTTCATCGCCTTCGCATGCTCAGGGAGCTGCACCGCCGGGGCACCGTCACGGCGGCCGCCGCCGCGTTGCACTACACCGCCTCCGCCGTCTCGCAACAACTCGCGCAGTTGGAGCGCGATGTCGGCGCGAAACTGTTCGAGCGGCTTGGCCGCCGGGTGCAGCTGACCGAACTGGGCCTGCTGCTCACCGCGCACGCCGAAGAGATCCTCGGTGCCGTCGAGCGGGCGACGCTGGCGCTGGAGGAGGCACAGGAGAGCGTGTCGGTTCGGTTGACGGCGGGGGTCTGGGCCTCCGTGGCATCAGGTCTGCTGCCCACCGCGCTCAACTCGCTGGCGGCCGAACACCCCGGCATCGAGGTGCGAACGAGGGAACTGGCTCCCGAGGAGACCGCCGACGCGGTGCGAGACGGCTCGCTGGACTTCTCGTTCGTGCTCGACTACACCGACGTTCCGACGCCGTGGGACAACGGGCTGGAGCGCGCGGCGGTGGCCGTGGAACGGCTCTACGCGGCCGTGCCGGCCGCGACGGTGCCGACCAGCGCGGTGACCCTGCTCGAACTGGCCGACCAGCCGTGGATTCTTGCCAGCCCCCGCAGCCACTTCGGAAGGGCCGTCCGGGTCGCCTGCCAGCGCAGCGGTTTCGAGCCCACCATCAACCACGAGGTCGAGGAGCAGTCCACGGCGATGGCGATGGTCAGCGCGGGACTGGGTATCACACTGGTGTCCGATCTGGGGCTGACACTGCGACCGCCGGGGGTGGACATCGTGACGTTGACGACCCCGGTGATGCGCACGGTCTCGGTGGCCTACCGCCGTACCGCCGCGCGCCGACCCGCGCTGCAACTGGTCATTCACGCGGTGCGCGCGGCCGCGGCCGAACTGGGGCTCGGCGCGTCGGAGACGGTTCCCGGCTGA